From the Gramella sp. Hel_I_59 genome, one window contains:
- a CDS encoding CPBP family glutamic-type intramembrane protease produces MLELNDIWKLAKCGFVGAQKRSWKQTLIFILKIFLILLIFKIISFGLIYILDQFEIYKIPTNLNRSRFKNLSDLEILLLSSIYAPIVEELAFRLPIKFSKRNLIIASISLSLISLRIFLQLDYLYSLVISFTIGVLLYYIIQDKLIKLISTFWSKNKLVIFYSLLMIFSLYHLKNYEITTDLLIFSPIILLPRILSGIVYSYVRLSSGIMTAIVIHALNNGVPKIILMIVN; encoded by the coding sequence TTGCTAGAATTAAATGACATTTGGAAACTTGCAAAATGTGGTTTCGTTGGAGCTCAAAAAAGAAGCTGGAAACAAACCTTGATATTTATTCTAAAAATATTTCTGATTTTATTGATATTCAAAATTATTTCGTTCGGACTAATATATATTTTGGATCAATTTGAGATCTATAAAATTCCAACAAATTTAAATAGATCAAGATTTAAAAATTTATCGGATTTAGAAATACTTCTACTTTCTTCGATATATGCACCAATCGTAGAGGAACTAGCTTTTAGACTACCAATAAAATTCTCTAAAAGGAATTTAATAATTGCATCAATTAGTTTAAGCTTGATTTCTTTAAGGATATTCTTGCAACTTGATTATTTATACTCTTTAGTTATAAGCTTTACAATAGGTGTATTGCTATATTATATAATCCAGGATAAATTGATAAAATTGATCTCGACATTTTGGTCGAAAAATAAACTAGTAATATTCTATTCTTTATTAATGATATTTAGTCTTTATCACTTAAAAAATTACGAGATAACTACAGATTTATTGATATTTTCCCCTATAATTCTATTACCTAGAATTTTAAGCGGTATAGTTTATTCGTATGTCAGATTAAGTTCAGGAATAATGACTGCTATTGTTATTCATGCATTAAACAATGGAGTTCCTAAAATAATTTTAATGATAGTAAATTAA
- a CDS encoding DUF423 domain-containing protein: MKDWSFQVKNSPLEISKQLKSSLENAKRFAFDMKNNKHNLINFKLRKRLLLPFEINTQNNIIVNGKISKTSSGNETDVEVSFSQHPLSKLLMYGHIILGLGFLAAIILEYSNNFYTYLIAGILLLIGVLLGFHLKRNFDKNVQEYKKLISEILEQNLNY, encoded by the coding sequence ATGAAAGACTGGAGTTTTCAAGTTAAAAATAGTCCTTTAGAGATTAGCAAGCAGTTAAAATCATCGCTCGAGAATGCAAAGAGATTTGCCTTTGATATGAAGAATAATAAACATAATCTGATCAACTTTAAACTAAGAAAAAGGCTTCTACTTCCATTTGAGATAAACACTCAAAATAACATTATTGTAAATGGAAAAATTTCTAAAACTAGTTCTGGTAATGAAACAGATGTAGAAGTTTCATTTTCTCAACATCCTTTATCAAAATTATTAATGTACGGGCACATAATTTTAGGTTTAGGTTTTTTAGCTGCGATAATTCTAGAATACAGTAACAATTTTTATACATACTTAATTGCTGGAATTTTATTACTAATAGGAGTTTTATTAGGGTTTCATCTAAAAAGGAATTTTGATAAAAATGTTCAAGAATACAAGAAATTGATTTCTGAAATATTAGAACAAAATTTAAACTATTAG